A single region of the Vicia villosa cultivar HV-30 ecotype Madison, WI linkage group LG4, Vvil1.0, whole genome shotgun sequence genome encodes:
- the LOC131597418 gene encoding uncharacterized protein LOC131597418 translates to MIDQFQILQQNPQNYSTWSHRQPPNLPQNPTLFSRPPTFNGHPSCPVNYTGRVKWSRNYKHRVNPKDSSETDKFIGKVRRFHFPKKRFTGSGRISAPSAPHNTTSFIIRAKKFGGIASLMSPCARTPAALTTPILSPSTEVVVEMAKENWGVDGYGTMNGLIRVRSRKESSDETENNGSEQFEVEKILNIDLRRFEMINPSRYNLENRVDEQELHIIRLEQQNLTLKERVFLIESELDELRHRVLCLETKEIRLQDFNDDVCLDKSVKDDRESDDNGYC, encoded by the coding sequence ATGATAGACCAGTTTCAGATCTTGCAACAGAATCCTCAAAATTATTCTACTTGGTCGCACCGCCAACCACCTAACCTGCCGCAAAATCCGACTTTGTTTTCTCGACCTCCAACCTTTAATGGGCATCCGTCGTGTCCCGTGAATTACACAGGCCGGGTTAAATGGAGTCGCAACTACAAACACCGTGTAAATCCTAAGGACTCATCGGAGACAGACAAATTTATTGGCAAGGTTCGACGATTTCACTTTCCAAAGAAAAGGTTTACAGGTAGCGGACGTATCTCCGCTCCGTCCGCTCCGCACAACACGACATCATTCATAATCCGCGCGAAAAAGTTTGGCGGCATAGCTTCTCTCATGTCTCCTTGTGCGAGGACTCCGGCGGCCTTGACAACGCCAATACTGTCGCCGTCGACAGAGGTGGTAGTCGAGATGGCAAAGGAAAATTGGGGAGTTGATGGATATGGGACGATGAATGGCCTAATTCGTGTCCGGTCACGGAAAGAAAGTTCCGACGAAACGGAAAATAATGGCAGTGAGCAATTTGAAGTTGAGAAGATATTGAACATTGACTTGAGGAGGTTTGAGATGATAAATCCAAGTAGGTATAATTTAGAGAATAGGGTTGATGAACAGGAGTTACATATTATACGTCTTGAACAACAGAATCTAACTCTTAAGGAAAGAGTTTTTCTCATTGAAAGTGAATTGGATGAATTGAGACATCGTGTTTTATGTTTGGAGACGAAAGAAATCAGATTGCAGGATTTCAATGATGATGTTTGCTTGGATAAAAGTGTCAAAGATGATCGCGAGAGTGATGACAATGGTTATTGTTAA